Proteins from one Myxococcales bacterium genomic window:
- a CDS encoding PilZ domain-containing protein codes for MSSSVKRTEKRVGLRMPIYFGSDTADCLGHIRNISLQGVAISCRELVTPQTPLKIRIAVPEGEILISGEVRWSRKFPLEISYVDHCEMGIRFLEHNELLEGFVNRMIKTLADHRLEPRFEKIFNLHLPSLEAAVAYNISRRGMFIMTANPPSLNSTVEVRLLLSEIDETIHIEGQVVHVVDEKTAFERGFDPGFGLRYLRILSNNQDIFFQYIDRLTNAFYG; via the coding sequence ATGTCTTCCTCCGTGAAACGCACCGAAAAACGGGTTGGGTTGCGGATGCCGATTTACTTCGGTTCGGATACCGCCGATTGCCTGGGGCATATCCGTAATATTTCACTGCAAGGCGTGGCGATTTCCTGCCGCGAGCTGGTAACGCCGCAAACGCCGCTGAAAATACGCATCGCCGTCCCGGAAGGCGAAATCCTGATTTCCGGCGAGGTGCGGTGGAGCCGCAAATTCCCGCTCGAAATCTCCTACGTCGACCATTGCGAGATGGGAATCCGCTTTCTTGAGCACAACGAGTTGCTGGAGGGTTTCGTCAATCGCATGATCAAGACGCTGGCCGATCACCGGCTGGAACCGCGCTTCGAGAAAATCTTCAATCTGCACCTGCCGTCCCTGGAAGCGGCGGTTGCCTACAATATCAGCCGCCGCGGCATGTTCATCATGACCGCAAATCCGCCGTCGCTCAATTCGACGGTGGAGGTGCGGCTGCTGCTTTCCGAAATCGACGAGACGATCCACATCGAAGGGCAGGTGGTGCACGTCGTCGACGAGAAAACCGCCTTCGAGCGCGGGTTCGACCCGGGCTTCGGCCTGCGGTACCTGCGCATTCTGAGCAATAATCAGGATATCTTTTTCCAGTACATCGACCGCCTGACCAACGCTTTTTACGGTTGA